From Brassica oleracea var. oleracea cultivar TO1000 chromosome C3, BOL, whole genome shotgun sequence, a single genomic window includes:
- the LOC106329036 gene encoding PTI1-like tyrosine-protein kinase At3g15890, with protein MQLFSSCCGKGSAGDKEAKTEPPRKIFSLKELHAATNSFNYDNKLGEGRFSSVYWGQLSDGSQIAVKRLKSWTNREDINFTLEVEILSRIRHKNLLSVRGYCNEGQERLLVYDYMPSLSLVSHLHGQHSAECILDCTKRIKIAITSAQAIAYLHHHATPRVVHGDVRASNVLLDSEFEARVTDFGYGKLMPEDEAKSNNNNGYLSPERVASEAGDVYSFGILLLELVSGKRAKLGLTEWVLPLVYERKFGEIVDQRVKEEDVGERLKKVVLVGLLCAQREAEMRPTMSQVVEMLMNESKEKMSELECNPLFKKPCSSGDENHREDQEGADVITEEKDDHHQQQE; from the exons ATGCAACTTTTTAGTAGCTGTTGTGGAAAAGGATCTGCTGG GGACAAGGAAGCCAAAACAGAGCCACCTCGTAAGATATTCTCACTAAAAGAGCTTCACGCAGCGACAAACAGTTTCAACTACGACAACAAACTCGGCGAAGGACGGTTCAGCAGTGTGTATTGGGGTCAGCTCTCTGACGGTTCACAA ATCGCAGTCAAGAGATTAAAGTCATGGACCAACAGAGAAGATATAAACTTCACTCTCGAAGTCGAGATTCTTTCACGTATCCGTCACAAGAACTTGCTGAGTGTTCGTGGATACTGTAACGAAGGACAAGAACGTCTTCTTGTGTATGACTACATGCCGAGTCTGAGCTTGGTTTCGCATCTTCATGGTCAGCATTCAGCTGAGTGCATTCTAGATTGTACTAAGCGGATCAAGATTGCTATAACCTCTGCTCAGGCCATTGC CTACCTACACCATCATGCAACGCCGCGTGTAGTCCACGGTGATGTGAGAGCTAGCAATGTGCTGCTAGACTCTGAGTTTGAAGCGCGGGTTACGGATTTTGGATATGGTAAACTGATGCCAGAAGATGAAGCCAAAAGTAATAACAACAATGGGTATCTCTCACCAGAACGTGTTGCATCAGAAGCAGGTGACGTGTACAGTTTTGGTATCTTGTTGCTTGAGCTGGTTAGTGGCAAGAGAGCAAAGCTGGGTCTAACGGAGTGGGTGTTGCCACTTGTTTACGAGAGGAAGTTCGGTGAAATAGTGGATCAGAGGGTGAAAGAGGAGGACGTGGGAGAAAGGTTGAAGAAAGTGGTTTTGGTGGGTCTTTTGTGTGCTCAGAGAGAGGCGGAGATGAGACCAACAATGTCTCAAGTGGTGGAGATGTTGATGAATGAATCAAAGGAGAAGATGTCTGAACTTGAATGTAATCCTCTCTTCAAGAAACCGTGTAGTAGCGGCGACGAAAACCATAGAGAGGATCAGGAGGGTGCAGATGTGATCACAGAAGAGAAGGATGATCATCATCAACAACAAGAGTAG
- the LOC106328825 gene encoding nuclear transcription factor Y subunit B-3-like, protein MADSDNDSGGHKDGGSSSSREQDRFLPIANVSRIMKKALPANAKISKEAKETVQECVSEFISFVTGEASDKCQREKRKTINGDDLLWAMTTLGFEDYVEPLKVYLQKYREVEGERTTTGKQGDKEGGAGGNGSASGGGGGGYNGGGGATAGGGMYGGIVTMGHHHQGHVYGGGMHHTQQSGSARAD, encoded by the coding sequence ATGGCGGATTCCGACAACGATTCAGGCGGGCACAAGGACGGAGGCAGCTCATCGTCGCGTGAGCAGGATAGGTTTCTCCCGATCGCGAACGTGAGTCGGATCATGAAGAAAGCGTTGCCGGCGAACGCCAAAATCTCCAAGGAAGCGAAGGAGACGGTGCAGGAGTGCGTATCGGAGTTCATAAGCTTCGTCACCGGAGAGGCATCCGACAAGTGTCAGAGAGAGAAGAGGAAGACGATCAACGGCGACGATCTTCTATGGGCGATGACGACGCTAGGGTTCGAGGATTACGTGGAGCCGTTGAAGGTTTACCTGCAGAAGTACAGGGAGGTGGAAGGGGAGAGGACGACCACGGGGAAACAGGGGGATAAGGAAGGTGGAGCTGGAGGAAATGGGAGCGCTAGTGGCGGCGGAGGAGGAGGATACAATGGTGGAGGAGGTGCGACGGCGGGAGGAGGGATGTACGGTGGGATTGTGACGATGGGGCATCATCATCAAGGACACGTGTACGGTGGAGGGATGCATCACACGCAGCAAAGCGGGTCCGCACGTGCTGATTAA
- the LOC106330254 gene encoding LOW QUALITY PROTEIN: NAI2-like protein (The sequence of the model RefSeq protein was modified relative to this genomic sequence to represent the inferred CDS: substituted 1 base at 1 genomic stop codon): MTTSAMGRNCVVLSLAMCLVLSSFHDVSCQAEGSSDLLTLENQEFQCKQYYADELTDINISEELERQSITKESEEESSWEQRTTISSSLSEETKTEVVSGQSSSMMDEINREIEAHLGGKQPRADHVTTIGVSMDAIENDSERRKQLEEIEQQIKAAAATKIVVEEGTTKTNTVETHEIEFEEEGTIETKSSVKTHEIEFEAAAATKKIIEEGTTKTNSVDTHEIEIEAAAATKIVVEEGTTKAKSSVETHEIEFESTRSSAESLQXSSTYNGGSRIFGSLGISQSSGAWRCVNHDRNGVNEEEDASIIIPKYDIEAIIKEESISQGSESKTSSLLISLNKIIEMHKTKTLSRGVIKEPSSKEKTEIVKKLKVKLKSYRNIKIHELVTRTDFEKILTMAARYEELSSTSESYISRLSMYRSIIKEGIKASQRVQLAQQRARLLKDMAEEKQKKVEAEFALVKSLAQRGDALYVKIFAIKKLVLKLEAEKEEVDMNFQKIVGNLSRVIEEASQSYEEYLVVLRKWKEEKAAEEFSRETIESAEVVWVQFLSSL; encoded by the exons ATGACAACTTCTGCGATGGGAAGGAACTGTGTGGTTTTGAGTTTAGCAATGTGTCTTGTTCTGTCAAGCTTTCATGATGTTTCTTGCCAG GCTGAAGGAAGCAGCGATTTATTAACGTTGGAAAATCAAGAATTTCAGTGCAAACAATATTATGCAGATGAACTTA CTGATATCAATATCTCCGAAGAGCTAGAGCGTCAAT CGATAACAAAAGAGAGTGAAGAGGAGAGCAGTTGGGAGCAGAGAACTACAATATCTTCGTCTCTGTCGGAAGAAACCAAG ACTGAAGTTGTTAGTGGTCAAAGTTCGAGTATGATGGACGAAATAAACCGAGAAATTGAAG CCCATCTTGGTGGTAAACAACCTAGAGCTGATCATGTCACTACAATTGGTGTATCTATGGATGCTATTGAAAATG ATTCTGAGAGAAGGAAACAGCTGGAAGAGATTGAACAACAAATCAAAG CTGCGGCTGCAACAAAAATTGTTGTAGAAGAAGGAACTACAAAAACAAATACTGTGGAAACACATGAGATTGAATTTGAAG AAGAAGGAACTATAGAAACAAAGAGTAGTGTGAAAACACATGAGATCGAATTTGAAG CCGCCGCTGCAACAAAAAAAATTATAGAAGAAGGCACTACAAAAACAAATAGTGTGGATACACATGAGATCGAAATTGAAG CTGCGGCTGCAACAAAAATTGTTGTAGAAGAAGGAACTACAAAAGCAAAGAGTAGTGTGGAAACACATGAGATCGAATTTGAAAGTACAC GTTCATCAGCGGAAAGTCTTCAATAGTCTAGCACTTACAATGGTGGCTCAAGGATTTTTGGATCTCTAGGAATTTCACAATCGTCAG GTGCGTGGCGATGTGTTAACCACGACAGAAATGGAGTGAATGAAGAGGAGGATGCTTCCATCATTATACCAAAGTATGATATAGAAGCAATCATCAAGGAAGAATCTATTTCCCAG GGCTCAGAATCAAAGACCTCCAGTCTCCTAATATCCCTGAACAAAATTATTGAGATGCATAAAACTAAAACTTTGTCCCGAGGTGTAATCAAAGAACCCTCTTCTAAGGAAAAAACAGAGATAGTAAAGAAGCTAAAAGTGAAACTGAAAAGCTATCGTAACATAAAGATACATGAGCTCGTCACCCGTACTGATTTCGAGAAGATACTGACGATGGCTGCGCGTTATGAGGAACTAAGCTCAACTTCTGAGAGCTATATCTCGAGGCTGTCCATGTACAGAAGTATTATAAAAGAAGGAATCAAGGCCTCTCAGCGAGTTCAACTTGCGCAGCAGCGTGCTAGGTTGCTCAAAGATATGGCCGAGGAGAAGCAGAAGAAAGTGGAGGCTGAGTTTGCGTTGGTCAAGTCTTTGGCTCAGAGAGGAGACGCGTTGTACGTTAAGATATTTGCTATCAAGAAGTTGGTGTTGAAGCTTGAGGCCGAGAAGGAAGAAGTTGATATGAATTTTCAGAAGATCGTTGGGAATCTCTCCCGTGTTATAGAGGAAGCGTCTCAGTCCTATGAGGAGTATCTTGTGGTTTTGCGTAAGTGGAAAGAGGAGAAAGCAGCTGAGGAGTTCTCACGTGAGACCATTGAGAGTGCAGAAGTCGTTTGGGTTCAGTTTCTCAGCTCTCTCTAG